In a single window of the candidate division WOR-3 bacterium genome:
- a CDS encoding NAD+ synthase gives MKLGIAQINVTVGDLKGNTQKILDCINRAKQEKLDLVIFPELALCGYPPKDLLFRRDFILALKHHLKIIAQASRGIYTILGSVEIDDKLKLSHLDLSRQCDSSGYKIYNSALVIHNSKILGTQRKTYLPNYDVFNEERYFERAESIRVFSIKGYKLGITVCEDIWVNNKLIKSLKHRGAHLIINISASPFYIGKYRIRQKLIRNHAQTNKIPIIYCNLVGGIDELVFDGGSMGFNEKGQLILEAKRFAEDFVVLDLNNCPAVKSPRQWNYDIEEIYQALILGIKDYVRKNNFQKVVVGLSGGIDSAVVAALAVSTLGSENVELVIMPGPFTPESSVHDAQKVSENLSIKPRIISITELYRTYLETLAPDFANLPFNTTEENIQARIRGNLLMALSNKFGWLVLNTSNKSEFGTGYSTLYGDMVGGLGVITDLYKTKVYELAHYINQINGREIIPKSVIQKPPSAELRPQQTDQDDLPPYETLDKIMYLYIEKNKTKEEIVSMGFEEKIVSDVIKRIYHNEYKRKQAPVGIKLTPKAFVAGRYMTITNHYNP, from the coding sequence ATGAAGTTGGGCATTGCTCAAATAAATGTCACAGTTGGCGATCTTAAGGGTAATACTCAAAAAATCCTCGATTGTATTAACCGAGCCAAACAAGAAAAACTTGACTTAGTCATCTTTCCGGAATTAGCCCTATGCGGTTATCCCCCGAAGGATCTGTTATTCCGACGAGATTTTATATTGGCCCTCAAACATCATCTAAAAATTATCGCACAAGCCTCGCGGGGAATTTATACCATATTGGGAAGCGTGGAGATCGATGACAAACTTAAATTATCTCACTTAGACTTGTCTCGGCAATGTGATTCCTCGGGCTACAAAATTTACAACTCGGCATTGGTTATTCATAACAGTAAAATTTTGGGCACCCAACGCAAGACCTATCTACCTAACTACGATGTTTTCAATGAAGAACGATACTTTGAGCGCGCCGAGAGCATACGAGTCTTCTCAATAAAGGGTTATAAATTAGGAATTACAGTTTGCGAAGATATTTGGGTAAATAATAAATTGATCAAAAGTCTTAAGCACCGCGGGGCACACTTAATTATAAATATTTCCGCTTCACCATTTTATATTGGGAAATATAGGATCCGGCAAAAATTAATAAGAAATCATGCCCAGACGAACAAAATCCCAATTATCTACTGCAACCTAGTGGGTGGTATTGATGAGTTGGTGTTTGATGGTGGCTCCATGGGATTTAACGAAAAAGGCCAGTTAATATTGGAAGCGAAGCGATTCGCTGAAGATTTTGTAGTCTTAGATCTAAATAATTGCCCGGCCGTAAAATCACCCCGGCAATGGAACTACGACATCGAAGAAATTTATCAGGCACTAATTCTGGGAATTAAAGATTATGTGCGAAAAAATAACTTTCAGAAGGTAGTTGTTGGACTATCCGGCGGCATTGACTCCGCCGTAGTCGCGGCACTGGCAGTAAGTACCCTTGGTAGTGAGAACGTTGAGCTAGTAATTATGCCCGGCCCTTTTACCCCGGAATCTTCAGTCCATGACGCACAAAAAGTTTCAGAAAATCTATCAATTAAACCGCGAATAATTTCAATAACCGAGCTTTATCGTACCTACTTAGAAACCCTCGCTCCTGATTTCGCCAATTTACCATTTAATACTACAGAAGAAAATATCCAAGCCCGAATTCGCGGAAATCTCTTAATGGCTTTGTCAAACAAGTTTGGCTGGTTAGTATTAAATACGAGCAATAAATCCGAATTCGGGACCGGATATAGCACCTTATATGGTGATATGGTCGGGGGCCTTGGAGTTATTACGGACCTCTATAAAACAAAAGTTTATGAACTGGCTCATTATATCAACCAGATAAACGGCCGAGAAATTATTCCCAAAAGTGTCATCCAAAAACCCCCCTCAGCTGAATTACGCCCCCAACAGACCGATCAAGATGACTTACCACCCTACGAGACACTTGATAAAATTATGTATCTATACATCGAAAAAAACAAAACTAAAGAAGAAATTGTCAGCATGGGTTTTGAGGAAAAAATAGTTTCCGATGTAATTAAACGAATTTATCATAATGAATATAAAAGAAAACAAGCCCCGGTAGGAATTAAACTTACCCCAAAAGCATTTGTGGCCGGCCGATACATGACTATAACTAATCACTATAATCCGTAG
- a CDS encoding WG repeat-containing protein, whose protein sequence is MTRYIKLILVIMFIGVSLFQSEGLSNKQQDPNPYFVIKAYDKYGYIDKNGKLVIGLRFDDAWSFSEGLAAVLVGDKWGYIDKTGKIVISPQFNWVDDFSEGLACVKISGKYGYIDKTGKYVIEPQFDGNGNFSEGLARVTIGKKYGYIDKTGKVVINPQFDAAGSFCEGLAVVRIGDDKKYKEGYIDKSGQYVIKPKFDDAGNFSEGLAYVKIGNKYGYIDKTGEIVIKPKFDDAGDFSDGLARVKIGKKYGYIDKTGKVVINPQFDGAYDFSEGLARVKIDDKWGYIDTDGDIYITPRFRWARDFYGGLARVEFSEPFYAYINRNGQIIWDLTDFISKTKSEASACFDSGVAYYNKGAYDKAILDFTKAIELEPTFSKAYYNRGNAYDNKGEHDQAILDYNKAIELDPEDAAVYNNRGLAYYNKGEYDKAISDYTKAIELDPKYAHAMIGMGLVYDLKGDKEKAKYWYEQALKNKDRLNQKGIDLIQQRLKELEIDKR, encoded by the coding sequence ATGACAAGATATATAAAACTAATCTTGGTGATAATGTTTATTGGTGTATCATTATTCCAATCAGAAGGATTATCTAACAAGCAACAAGACCCCAATCCATATTTTGTCATAAAGGCTTATGATAAATATGGTTATATTGATAAAAATGGTAAACTTGTGATCGGCCTGCGATTCGATGATGCTTGGAGTTTTTCCGAAGGTCTGGCGGCTGTATTAGTTGGCGACAAATGGGGTTATATTGATAAGACCGGCAAGATTGTGATTTCTCCGCAATTCAATTGGGTTGATGATTTTTCTGAAGGTCTGGCGTGTGTAAAAATTAGCGGCAAATATGGTTATATTGACAAGACCGGTAAATATGTTATTGAGCCGCAATTCGATGGCAATGGGAATTTTTCCGAAGGACTGGCAAGAGTGACAATTGGCAAAAAATATGGTTATATTGATAAGACCGGTAAGGTTGTTATCAATCCGCAATTTGATGCAGCGGGTAGTTTTTGTGAAGGTCTGGCTGTTGTAAGAATTGGTGATGATAAGAAATATAAAGAGGGTTATATTGATAAGAGTGGCCAGTATGTTATTAAGCCAAAATTTGATGATGCGGGGAATTTTTCCGAAGGGTTGGCTTATGTAAAAATTGGCAATAAATATGGTTATATTGACAAGACCGGTGAGATTGTTATAAAGCCAAAATTTGATGATGCTGGGGATTTTTCTGACGGACTGGCAAGAGTAAAGATTGGCAAAAAATATGGTTATATTGATAAGACCGGTAAGGTTGTTATCAATCCGCAATTCGATGGGGCTTATGATTTTTCCGAAGGACTGGCAAGAGTAAAAATTGATGACAAATGGGGTTATATTGATACGGATGGCGATATTTATATCACCCCGCGATTCAGATGGGCTCGTGATTTTTATGGCGGACTGGCACGAGTCGAATTCAGCGAGCCATTTTATGCTTATATTAATCGGAATGGTCAAATTATCTGGGACCTTACTGATTTCATTTCAAAAACTAAATCCGAAGCTTCTGCCTGTTTTGATAGTGGCGTTGCTTATTATAATAAGGGTGCGTATGATAAGGCAATTTTAGATTTTACTAAGGCGATTGAACTTGAGCCGACATTTTCCAAAGCCTATTACAATCGTGGCAATGCTTATGACAATAAGGGCGAGCATGACCAAGCGATTTTAGATTATAACAAGGCGATTGAACTTGATCCCGAAGATGCTGCTGTCTATAACAATCGTGGCCTTGCTTATTATAATAAGGGCGAGTATGATAAAGCGATTTCAGATTATACTAAGGCGATTGAACTTGACCCAAAATATGCACATGCAATGATTGGGATGGGTCTCGTATATGATTTAAAAGGCGATAAAGAAAAAGCAAAATATTGGTATGAACAGGCATTAAAGAATAAGGATAGATTAAACCAAAAGGGCATTGATTTAATTCAACAACGGCTTAAAGAACTTGAAATAGATAAGAGATAA
- a CDS encoding sugar ABC transporter permease, protein MRRRRLKENLGGYLYLLPALVILLAFRIIPILFSVRVSLYDWTMAGPRKFVGLGNYLQVLSDSMFWRSLLNTFWYVIFTVPIMLFLSLFIAVLLNQKIRALGLYRTIYYLPVVTSIVAVSIVWKWLYNPERGLLNYLLSLVHLGPVRWLEDPRGLISIILSPLKINLPEWLAGPSVALCAIIIMSVWKGLGYNIVIFLAGLQNIPHQYYEAAKIDGAGSFNLFRHITWPLLSPTTFYILIMSTITAFEAFAQVWIMTGPPPGGPLGTTKVVMYYFYEQSFELWRLGYGASIAFIAFIIILVLTIIQRQVLERRVQYG, encoded by the coding sequence ATGAGGAGGCGCCGGCTAAAAGAGAACCTCGGGGGTTATTTATATCTACTACCGGCCTTGGTGATTCTTTTAGCCTTTAGAATTATCCCGATTCTATTCTCGGTCCGAGTTAGTCTCTACGATTGGACAATGGCCGGTCCTCGGAAGTTTGTAGGTCTGGGTAATTATCTCCAAGTGCTTTCTGATTCGATGTTTTGGCGCTCGTTACTTAATACCTTCTGGTATGTGATTTTTACCGTGCCGATAATGCTTTTCTTGTCGCTTTTTATTGCTGTACTCTTAAACCAGAAGATCCGCGCCTTGGGGCTTTACCGGACCATTTATTATCTACCGGTAGTCACCTCAATTGTTGCTGTCTCGATTGTTTGGAAATGGCTTTATAATCCGGAGCGCGGCTTACTTAATTATTTATTATCCTTAGTGCATCTTGGGCCGGTGCGCTGGTTAGAAGATCCTCGGGGTCTGATCTCGATTATTTTATCACCACTTAAGATTAATTTACCAGAATGGCTGGCTGGTCCTTCAGTAGCCTTGTGTGCGATAATTATAATGTCTGTATGGAAAGGGCTTGGCTATAATATTGTAATCTTTCTGGCCGGGCTACAAAATATTCCCCACCAGTATTATGAGGCGGCCAAGATTGACGGTGCCGGAAGTTTTAATCTATTTCGGCACATAACCTGGCCTTTGCTTTCGCCGACAACTTTTTATATCCTTATCATGAGCACGATTACTGCTTTTGAAGCCTTTGCCCAAGTTTGGATTATGACCGGCCCACCTCCAGGTGGACCATTAGGCACCACCAAGGTGGTCATGTATTATTTCTACGAGCAATCATTTGAACTTTGGCGGCTGGGTTATGGGGCTTCAATTGCCTTTATTGCCTTTATAATTATTCTGGTCTTAACAATTATACAACGCCAAGTATTAGAACGACGGGTTCAGTATGGCTAA
- a CDS encoding carbohydrate ABC transporter permease: MAKAKLTRFVIHLVLIVLGLGMFLPFYWMLSTAVKTPVESLRFPPTLIPEQWRFSNFIEIFREIPLHRYFLNTLFVALMVLIGVMFTSLLAAYAFARFRFWGRELVFMVFLALMMIPLPVYLVPSYMILYKLGWIDTYLALIVPWTVNIFSIFLLRQHIKTIPQDLFDAAQIDGCGSFRTLWQVVVPLSKPVLVTIAIFDIISSWNSFFWPLIVTHSESIRPLQVGLAYFSREYSTNYPLLMAASTLAVLPLIVLYFFAQKQIIQSYARAGLKE; encoded by the coding sequence ATGGCTAAAGCAAAACTAACTCGGTTTGTGATTCATCTGGTATTGATCGTGTTAGGATTGGGAATGTTTTTGCCGTTTTACTGGATGCTTTCCACGGCCGTAAAAACACCAGTTGAGTCTTTACGCTTTCCGCCAACTTTAATTCCCGAACAATGGCGGTTTTCTAATTTTATTGAAATTTTTCGCGAGATACCGCTCCATCGTTATTTTCTCAATACACTATTTGTAGCCCTAATGGTGCTAATTGGGGTAATGTTTACCAGTCTTTTGGCCGCATATGCATTTGCCCGATTTCGGTTCTGGGGGCGAGAGCTCGTGTTTATGGTCTTTTTAGCCTTAATGATGATACCTTTGCCGGTATATCTGGTGCCATCCTATATGATTCTTTATAAATTAGGTTGGATTGATACCTATCTAGCCTTAATTGTGCCCTGGACTGTGAATATTTTTTCCATCTTTCTATTAAGACAGCATATTAAGACCATACCGCAAGACCTTTTTGATGCTGCCCAGATTGATGGTTGTGGTAGTTTTCGGACACTCTGGCAAGTAGTTGTGCCACTATCAAAACCGGTGCTAGTGACAATTGCTATTTTCGATATTATTTCCAGCTGGAACTCATTCTTCTGGCCGTTAATTGTGACCCATTCGGAATCGATTCGACCGCTCCAAGTTGGACTGGCGTACTTCTCTCGTGAATACTCAACAAATTATCCCTTACTTATGGCTGCATCTACCTTAGCTGTGCTGCCCTTAATTGTGCTTTACTTCTTTGCTCAAAAACAGATTATTCAATCATATGCCCGAGCCGGCTTAAAAGAATAA
- a CDS encoding 4Fe-4S dicluster domain-containing protein yields the protein MLPNLRSNEELLKEIENLSGQRIIDCYQCGECTAGCPVAFAMEPVPNQAIRLLQLGYIDEVLKSSGIWLCASCNVCGERCPRGVDYGKIADALRTINLRNNNYPLVLEKIDKEFINQAPQQAFIAAFRKLTT from the coding sequence ATGTTGCCCAATCTTAGATCTAACGAAGAACTATTAAAGGAGATCGAAAATTTATCGGGACAAAGAATTATCGATTGTTATCAATGTGGTGAATGCACCGCGGGCTGTCCGGTAGCGTTTGCCATGGAGCCAGTACCTAATCAAGCAATTCGTCTCTTACAATTGGGGTACATCGATGAGGTATTAAAATCATCGGGTATTTGGCTTTGTGCCTCTTGTAATGTATGCGGTGAACGTTGTCCGCGTGGTGTTGACTATGGGAAAATTGCCGACGCCTTACGGACAATTAATCTCCGGAATAATAATTATCCTCTAGTATTAGAAAAAATTGACAAAGAATTTATTAACCAAGCGCCGCAACAGGCATTTATTGCGGCTTTTAGGAAACTGACCACATGA
- a CDS encoding CoB--CoM heterodisulfide reductase iron-sulfur subunit B family protein: MITLAYYPGCTLYTKGKNLDIAARKSAELLGVELKELESWNCCGAIYSPVTDDIASQVAPIRNLIEAQKISRKLVTLCAACYNVLKRANRNLFLPENYQYRKRLLNYLEESYDGSTETIHYLEMLRDIVGFENLKTHVQKHLTSLRVAAYYGCLMVRPSEELMFDNPDNPTVMEEMFLALGASPVNYAFKTECCGGYIVVNQPEVAKRCAQTILENIANAGAECIATTCPLCQYSLDNQQKVMSKEYKLPVFYFTQLLALSIGISPELLNFDNHYIDPKPLLKEKGLLL, encoded by the coding sequence ATGATTACATTGGCTTATTATCCGGGTTGTACTTTATATACTAAAGGTAAAAATCTTGACATCGCCGCCCGCAAGAGTGCCGAGCTTTTGGGAGTTGAACTTAAAGAACTAGAGAGTTGGAACTGCTGTGGGGCAATTTATTCCCCGGTAACTGATGATATTGCAAGTCAAGTAGCACCGATTCGGAATTTAATCGAGGCCCAGAAAATCTCAAGGAAATTAGTAACCTTATGCGCGGCTTGTTATAATGTGCTAAAACGTGCCAATCGCAATTTATTTTTACCGGAGAACTACCAGTATCGCAAACGGCTGCTCAATTATTTAGAGGAATCCTATGATGGTTCAACCGAAACTATTCACTATTTAGAAATGCTTCGGGATATTGTTGGTTTTGAAAACTTAAAAACGCATGTGCAAAAGCATCTTACTAGCTTAAGGGTTGCAGCCTATTATGGTTGTCTGATGGTCCGACCGTCTGAAGAGCTGATGTTTGATAATCCAGATAATCCGACAGTAATGGAAGAGATGTTTTTAGCCCTTGGGGCTTCGCCGGTTAATTATGCCTTTAAGACCGAATGCTGTGGTGGTTATATTGTCGTCAATCAACCTGAGGTTGCTAAACGCTGTGCCCAAACAATTTTAGAAAATATTGCTAATGCCGGGGCTGAGTGTATAGCGACAACTTGTCCACTCTGCCAGTATAGTCTTGATAATCAACAAAAGGTGATGTCTAAGGAATATAAACTCCCGGTGTTTTATTTTACCCAACTTTTAGCTCTATCCATAGGGATTTCGCCAGAGCTGTTAAATTTTGATAATCATTATATTGACCCGAAACCACTCTTAAAAGAGAAAGGACTTTTATTATGA
- a CDS encoding CoB--CoM heterodisulfide reductase iron-sulfur subunit A family protein yields the protein MNGHKKPIGVFVCHCGINIAGTVDVKEVVRRISTECDVKVAIDHQYCCSDPGQNLIKNTIKKENLEKIVVACCSPTLHENTFRKAVSEVGLNPYNCEIANIREQCSWVTEDRKAATEKAIKIIKSIIAKVTDNEPLVPIRVSVNRRALVIGSGVAGIQAALDIANAGYPVILLDKNPSIGGHMSQLSETFPTLDCSQCILTPKMVEAKQHPLITLLTYAEVREVTGYVGNFKVKARKKAKYVDWERCTGCDICVSKCPKKVPDEFNCGLSTRKAIYKMFPQAVPNRVVIDKENCLYLTKGACRLCEKHCPFGAVKFEDKDQEEVLEVGAIVLATGYELIDKKILTSYGYGEYKNVIDGLQFERLLSASGPYMGEVRRPSDGTIPKTVVFVQCAGSRDPENAMAYCSKICCMYTAKQAILYKHRVHDGEAIVFYIDVRTGGKGFEEFYKRATDEGVLYIRGKVSKIFEQGDKVVVWGVDTLTGKKVEVEADLVVLATAMKPAASKEWAQIIKVAQDEYGWFTEAHPKLRPVETLSAGFYLAGACQGPKDIPEAVAQASGAASKVINLFACDTLEHAPTIAGVNEELCSGCAICIDVCPYQAREIIIKEDTKKRKAKVIEVLCEGCGACSAACPTGAAEQKNYADRQIKNMVKASLE from the coding sequence ATGAATGGACACAAAAAACCGATTGGCGTTTTTGTTTGTCATTGTGGCATAAACATTGCCGGTACCGTTGACGTAAAAGAAGTGGTGCGACGCATAAGTACCGAGTGTGATGTGAAAGTGGCTATTGACCACCAGTATTGCTGTTCAGATCCGGGTCAGAATTTAATTAAAAACACGATCAAAAAAGAAAATTTAGAAAAAATTGTTGTGGCTTGTTGCTCGCCAACATTGCACGAAAATACTTTTCGCAAAGCGGTGAGTGAAGTTGGACTCAATCCCTACAATTGTGAGATTGCCAATATTCGAGAGCAATGTAGTTGGGTAACTGAAGACCGGAAGGCGGCCACTGAAAAAGCAATTAAAATTATTAAATCAATTATTGCTAAAGTTACCGATAATGAACCATTAGTACCGATAAGGGTCAGTGTCAATCGCCGAGCCCTAGTGATTGGTAGCGGGGTGGCTGGAATTCAAGCGGCCTTAGACATTGCCAATGCTGGCTATCCGGTGATTCTATTAGATAAGAATCCTTCGATCGGCGGCCATATGTCGCAATTATCCGAGACCTTTCCGACGCTTGATTGTAGCCAATGTATTCTCACCCCGAAGATGGTTGAAGCCAAACAGCATCCGTTGATTACTTTGCTTACTTATGCTGAGGTCAGGGAAGTTACGGGTTATGTGGGTAACTTTAAAGTCAAAGCGCGTAAGAAAGCGAAATATGTTGACTGGGAACGGTGCACCGGTTGCGATATCTGTGTCAGCAAGTGCCCGAAGAAAGTGCCTGATGAGTTTAACTGCGGATTATCAACACGTAAAGCAATCTATAAGATGTTTCCGCAAGCAGTGCCCAATCGGGTGGTAATTGATAAGGAAAACTGCTTATATTTAACAAAAGGTGCTTGTCGTCTATGTGAAAAACACTGTCCATTTGGGGCAGTAAAATTTGAGGACAAAGATCAAGAAGAGGTTTTAGAAGTCGGGGCTATTGTTTTAGCTACCGGTTATGAATTAATTGATAAAAAGATTTTAACCTCATACGGATACGGCGAGTATAAAAATGTGATTGACGGCTTACAATTCGAACGGCTACTATCAGCCTCCGGGCCGTATATGGGTGAGGTGCGTCGACCATCCGATGGAACAATTCCCAAAACCGTGGTGTTTGTGCAATGTGCAGGATCTCGTGATCCAGAGAATGCTATGGCATACTGTTCTAAAATCTGCTGTATGTATACTGCAAAGCAGGCAATTCTTTATAAGCACCGAGTTCATGATGGTGAAGCAATTGTTTTCTATATTGATGTTCGCACCGGTGGCAAAGGATTTGAAGAATTTTACAAGCGCGCTACCGATGAAGGGGTGCTTTATATCCGCGGCAAGGTCTCGAAAATCTTTGAGCAAGGCGATAAAGTTGTTGTTTGGGGTGTAGATACCTTGACGGGCAAGAAAGTGGAAGTCGAAGCGGATTTGGTTGTCTTAGCCACCGCAATGAAGCCAGCTGCAAGCAAGGAGTGGGCTCAGATTATTAAGGTTGCTCAAGATGAATACGGCTGGTTTACCGAAGCTCATCCTAAGTTGCGACCCGTTGAGACCTTGAGCGCTGGATTTTATTTAGCTGGAGCTTGTCAGGGTCCCAAGGATATTCCCGAAGCGGTAGCTCAAGCCTCCGGTGCTGCCAGTAAAGTTATAAATCTTTTTGCTTGTGATACCTTAGAGCATGCTCCAACAATTGCCGGTGTCAACGAAGAGTTATGTTCTGGCTGTGCGATTTGTATTGATGTCTGTCCGTATCAGGCTCGAGAAATCATTATTAAAGAAGATACCAAAAAAAGAAAAGCTAAAGTTATTGAGGTATTATGTGAAGGGTGTGGTGCGTGTTCAGCCGCTTGCCCAACCGGAGCTGCAGAACAAAAGAATTATGCTGATCGACAAATAAAAAACATGGTTAAAGCAAGTTTGGAGTAG
- a CDS encoding hydrogenase iron-sulfur subunit, which translates to MSQENFEPKIIGFICKWCTSAGADLAGTSRMKYPPNMIPITLFCSSRVDPQFILWAFKNGADGVFVGGCHPNDCHYQNGNYKTMKRIPILKKLLKDLGIEEERLRLEWISAAEAEKFRKVITEFTETIRKLGPLRIPSDD; encoded by the coding sequence ATGTCCCAAGAAAATTTTGAACCTAAAATTATTGGCTTTATTTGTAAATGGTGTACCTCAGCTGGCGCTGATCTTGCCGGCACTTCCCGGATGAAGTATCCTCCGAATATGATCCCGATTACCCTTTTCTGTTCTAGTCGAGTTGACCCCCAGTTTATTCTTTGGGCATTTAAGAACGGTGCTGACGGTGTATTCGTCGGTGGTTGTCATCCCAATGATTGTCATTATCAAAATGGTAATTACAAAACTATGAAGCGGATTCCAATTCTTAAAAAACTCTTGAAAGATTTAGGAATCGAAGAGGAACGACTAAGATTGGAATGGATTTCAGCTGCCGAGGCTGAAAAGTTTCGAAAAGTCATCACCGAGTTTACTGAGACAATCCGCAAATTAGGTCCGTTAAGAATTCCAAGCGATGATTAA
- the surE gene encoding 5'/3'-nucleotidase SurE — MIKQTPRILVTNDDGIEARALEVIVRAIRDLGEIYVVAPKENQSAASHSFTLRKPIKICEVRTNWYSVDGTPTDCVLIAYHALLNKNIDLVLSGINNSPNMGDDVLYSGTVAAAIEGTILNIPSVALSYLKDGKNVKIAQKLIYCLTENILRYGLPKKTLLNINIPAQRIKGIKITKMGKRIYQDMAMRADNPSGEISYIIDGKLSYEPEAGTDFDAVAHGYISITPLHLDMTNYQEISRFQKRFCSLAQLIL; from the coding sequence ATGATTAAACAGACGCCGCGTATATTAGTAACTAACGATGACGGCATTGAAGCCCGGGCTTTAGAGGTAATTGTAAGGGCAATTAGAGACTTAGGCGAGATTTACGTTGTGGCACCTAAAGAAAACCAGTCAGCAGCTAGTCATTCGTTTACCTTACGGAAGCCGATTAAGATCTGTGAAGTTCGAACCAACTGGTATTCAGTAGATGGCACACCAACAGATTGTGTGCTTATTGCCTATCATGCGCTACTTAATAAGAATATTGACCTAGTACTCTCCGGAATTAATAATAGCCCAAATATGGGCGATGATGTGTTATATTCCGGAACGGTGGCCGCAGCAATTGAAGGCACAATTTTAAATATCCCTTCAGTAGCACTTTCTTATCTTAAAGACGGCAAAAATGTTAAAATCGCCCAAAAATTAATATATTGTTTAACCGAAAACATTCTGCGCTACGGACTACCTAAAAAAACGCTGCTTAATATTAATATTCCGGCCCAAAGAATTAAAGGAATTAAAATCACTAAGATGGGGAAAAGAATTTACCAAGACATGGCGATGCGCGCTGATAATCCCTCTGGAGAAATTTCCTATATTATTGATGGTAAATTAAGCTATGAGCCAGAAGCAGGTACCGATTTTGACGCGGTAGCCCACGGGTATATTTCGATTACCCCACTCCATCTTGATATGACCAATTATCAAGAAATTTCTCGATTTCAAAAAAGATTTTGTTCCCTGGCTCAGCTTATATTATAA
- the thiL gene encoding thiamine-phosphate kinase, producing the protein MLLKQLGEFKIIEVIKNISRTSKNPQIKVGIGDDCSVFQDGTIITTDAYLEDIHFSKTYFSYKDIGKRAACATLSDIAAMAGKPLALYISALLPKNYDLKSLQQLFRGIQEICKIFKTQIAGGDLVSYSKLGLILTAVGKTKHPKLRSAVQAGDYLYLTGYVGLAETGRWALKYQLPRKEFPISINRHLTPVPRIYEAWQLKNYIRGLIDTSDGLSTDAYHLATESQVKLKIFYDKLPIHPETIKLQKFFGNRKKNWLNNLILNGGEDYELLFSSPNHNLPEEIRNLKLTCIGKAEKGRGVYLITDTKELPILPSGYDHFRPL; encoded by the coding sequence ATGTTACTTAAGCAGTTAGGCGAGTTTAAAATCATTGAGGTGATAAAAAATATATCTAGGACCTCTAAAAATCCGCAAATAAAAGTCGGTATCGGCGATGATTGCAGTGTTTTTCAAGATGGCACCATAATTACCACCGATGCCTATCTTGAAGATATCCACTTTAGTAAAACATACTTTAGCTACAAAGATATTGGTAAACGAGCGGCCTGCGCCACTTTGTCAGATATCGCGGCTATGGCAGGTAAGCCACTGGCACTATATATTTCAGCACTTCTACCTAAAAATTATGATCTGAAGTCGCTGCAACAACTTTTTCGGGGCATCCAAGAGATATGTAAAATTTTTAAAACCCAGATTGCTGGCGGTGATCTGGTGAGCTATTCCAAATTAGGTTTAATCCTCACCGCGGTTGGCAAAACAAAACATCCCAAGTTACGCTCGGCGGTCCAAGCAGGAGATTATCTCTATCTTACAGGATATGTTGGACTTGCCGAAACTGGCCGCTGGGCTCTAAAATATCAATTACCAAGAAAAGAATTTCCTATATCGATTAACAGACACTTGACCCCCGTGCCCCGAATTTATGAGGCTTGGCAGCTGAAAAATTATATTAGAGGACTAATCGACACCTCTGATGGTCTTTCCACCGATGCCTATCATTTAGCTACAGAAAGCCAGGTAAAATTAAAAATATTTTATGACAAATTACCGATCCATCCTGAAACTATTAAATTGCAAAAGTTTTTCGGCAACAGAAAGAAAAATTGGCTCAATAATTTAATATTAAATGGCGGTGAAGACTATGAACTTCTTTTTAGTAGCCCAAACCACAATCTTCCTGAAGAAATCAGAAATCTTAAATTAACCTGTATTGGCAAGGCTGAGAAAGGCCGGGGTGTTTATTTAATCACTGATACCAAAGAACTCCCAATTCTTCCGAGTGGTTACGACCATTTCAGGCCGTTATAA